One stretch of Phaeobacter inhibens DSM 16374 DNA includes these proteins:
- a CDS encoding PEP/pyruvate-binding domain-containing protein, translating to MIPKCIRFHTPVSRLSLAVLFSSALAPAAAWAIPSPELVIGSVSSLSQVLAVGVAMVSGLGAVVAAKLGLQPKGKAEAKRYPIKLITGLVLAALALAMLNYWQFTTQRAAEQARLQATLVRPAQFDGTKIKDAALKETSFSRQSDHPLAMSTADAAAALDDGQTLFYDIRETGENAMGTLPGATHIRFPDFLQSRPVQPGQKVVLFCHNGNRSSETCAKLAAMGIDCSFIAGGIEKWIVEGRDFSDKDVKTLSDLRAIPEYPGRDVLLSTADFTDLMNTEDLQIVDTRYPGDFDAGHLPGAVNIPIRKMTTADLMQRISELDPSKPTLAACYDRRSCFMSQVLGLELAQKGFDFRGRYTLPWEYFIAPAPKPHVQAWLADQQSGLWDKAISALAAALLWVHERSHILLGLLALSLITRIMILPVALKSERDQITTNDTADEMKALKERLADDPVRKARAVQAFYADKGLTPMRNLTALLFLPVMMLGVSAAQEASASLQTPFLWMADLGAADPLFILPVLFCALAAVYLLWAVAKTPRQKTLWMVLGMPALFAMVFTLTAAANAYLCFSLTLLLVQRAYVTGLHRKLGEAFALRAHKHRLAKLPRGVIPMGYTEELEHAGNKALRLSILRNAGLPVPGGVIVRSDAIHDYREMSDAQKNAFAAKVFALAGGKPVAVRSSASNEDGADQSFAGVFESVLDVTADTMRAALDDVVESFSSDRAASYAGDGDSADQGNIVVQEMVQADYAGVMFTQDPMAPGMCMIEWVEGCGEDLVSGRVTPISLRFGRYTGLPASEDQDQTLDMAPLLALGQQIEETFGAPQDVEWAYANGEFQIVQSRDITTLSLGTEQEQARLAEWRDLLDHYGNADPDQTILEQDEMSEVLPRPTPLSFSLMGSLWSPGGSVDLACRALSVPYNLPEGRAGHLVNLFGKTYVDVDLKEQMTLKLTATKAKQLRKQARPMIDRFHAEVLPRLSDQLAFWQAVDYAALPLPKQLEAIATLRDLFVTDIYVEAEKVNIIAGFTMGEASTAAAGDPALRAHLMHADLPNAPSSLLASCTGPMAESRAQVLMGHRSIFDYELSAPRYKEAPSLLISLLDGSVEPISGTVTPPADLPEDLRDTLDLAIAYQDLKEQAKHEALRVLAELRRALLALGSRSGLDDLVFYLAMDDIMTGNWDQPEALKDRATARKHREELRKPSAPTSVNLTLRDCELLSLGAQAGSGDGSLGGTCVAGSGRVEGRVFWVEDETAIGPDVFDGFQESDILACRMINPAWLPYVQRSGAVLSEVGGWLSHMAIVAREKDILMLVACKGLDQLAHGELITVAEDGSITQSNASDLKAASA from the coding sequence GTGATACCAAAATGCATTCGCTTCCACACACCCGTTTCTCGCCTGTCGCTGGCGGTTCTTTTCTCGTCGGCGCTGGCTCCCGCAGCGGCTTGGGCCATTCCCTCGCCGGAACTGGTGATCGGGTCGGTTTCCTCCCTCTCGCAGGTGCTTGCAGTGGGGGTCGCAATGGTATCCGGTCTTGGCGCGGTGGTCGCAGCCAAGCTCGGCTTGCAACCAAAGGGCAAGGCCGAAGCGAAGCGATATCCGATCAAACTGATCACCGGTCTGGTGCTGGCAGCACTGGCACTGGCGATGCTGAACTACTGGCAGTTCACGACCCAGCGCGCCGCTGAACAGGCCCGTCTGCAGGCCACCCTGGTGCGGCCAGCGCAATTCGACGGCACCAAGATCAAGGATGCGGCACTCAAGGAAACCAGCTTCTCGCGCCAGTCCGATCATCCGTTGGCGATGTCCACCGCTGATGCCGCTGCCGCGCTCGACGATGGTCAGACATTGTTCTACGACATCCGTGAAACCGGTGAGAACGCCATGGGCACCCTGCCCGGCGCGACCCACATCCGATTCCCTGACTTCCTGCAATCGCGCCCAGTTCAGCCGGGCCAGAAGGTCGTGTTGTTCTGTCACAATGGCAACCGCAGTTCCGAGACCTGCGCCAAACTGGCTGCGATGGGCATTGATTGCAGTTTCATCGCGGGTGGTATCGAAAAATGGATCGTTGAGGGACGGGATTTCTCCGACAAGGACGTGAAAACCCTCTCCGACCTGCGCGCGATCCCGGAATACCCCGGCCGTGATGTGCTCCTCAGCACCGCTGATTTCACCGACCTGATGAACACTGAAGACCTGCAAATCGTCGATACCCGCTATCCCGGGGATTTTGATGCAGGCCATCTGCCGGGGGCCGTCAACATTCCGATCCGCAAGATGACCACCGCCGATCTGATGCAGCGCATCAGTGAACTGGATCCCAGCAAACCAACGCTGGCCGCCTGCTATGATCGCCGCAGCTGTTTCATGAGTCAGGTTCTGGGTCTGGAACTGGCGCAGAAGGGCTTCGATTTCCGGGGACGGTACACGTTGCCATGGGAATATTTTATCGCACCGGCCCCCAAACCGCATGTTCAGGCCTGGCTTGCCGACCAGCAGAGCGGCCTTTGGGACAAGGCGATCTCGGCGCTGGCAGCCGCGCTGCTGTGGGTGCATGAACGCAGCCATATCCTGCTGGGCCTGCTGGCGCTGTCGCTGATCACCCGGATCATGATCCTGCCGGTCGCGCTGAAATCCGAGCGTGACCAGATCACCACCAATGACACCGCAGATGAGATGAAGGCGCTGAAAGAGCGACTGGCCGATGACCCGGTGCGCAAGGCCCGTGCAGTGCAGGCCTTCTATGCTGACAAGGGCCTGACACCGATGAGAAATCTCACCGCGCTGTTGTTCCTGCCGGTGATGATGCTGGGGGTCTCGGCGGCGCAAGAGGCCAGCGCCAGCCTGCAGACCCCGTTCCTGTGGATGGCAGACCTCGGCGCAGCCGATCCGCTGTTCATCCTGCCGGTGCTGTTCTGCGCACTCGCCGCCGTCTACCTGTTGTGGGCCGTTGCCAAGACACCGCGCCAGAAAACCCTCTGGATGGTGCTGGGCATGCCCGCACTCTTTGCGATGGTCTTCACCCTGACAGCGGCCGCAAACGCCTATCTCTGCTTCAGCCTGACCCTCCTGTTGGTGCAGCGCGCCTATGTCACCGGCCTGCACCGCAAGCTGGGTGAAGCCTTTGCCCTGCGCGCCCACAAGCACCGCCTCGCCAAACTGCCGCGCGGCGTAATCCCGATGGGCTACACCGAGGAGCTGGAACACGCCGGCAACAAGGCCCTGCGCCTGTCGATCCTGCGCAACGCGGGCCTGCCGGTACCCGGCGGCGTTATCGTGCGCTCTGACGCTATCCACGACTACCGCGAAATGTCCGACGCCCAGAAAAACGCCTTTGCGGCCAAGGTCTTTGCCCTGGCTGGCGGCAAACCGGTCGCGGTGCGCTCATCTGCCAGCAATGAGGACGGCGCCGATCAGAGTTTTGCCGGGGTTTTTGAATCCGTGCTCGACGTGACCGCAGACACCATGCGCGCAGCACTGGACGACGTCGTGGAGAGTTTCTCCTCAGACCGCGCCGCCAGTTACGCCGGTGACGGCGACAGCGCCGATCAGGGCAATATCGTGGTGCAGGAAATGGTTCAGGCCGACTATGCCGGCGTCATGTTTACCCAGGATCCGATGGCCCCAGGCATGTGCATGATCGAATGGGTCGAAGGCTGCGGCGAGGATTTGGTCTCCGGCCGCGTCACCCCGATCTCCCTGCGCTTTGGCCGCTACACCGGCCTGCCCGCATCCGAAGATCAGGACCAGACGCTGGACATGGCGCCACTGCTGGCGCTTGGACAACAGATCGAGGAGACATTTGGTGCTCCGCAGGATGTGGAATGGGCCTACGCCAATGGTGAATTCCAGATCGTGCAAAGCCGCGACATCACCACGCTCTCTTTGGGCACTGAGCAAGAGCAAGCCCGTCTGGCCGAATGGCGTGATCTCTTGGACCACTACGGGAACGCTGATCCGGACCAGACAATTCTGGAACAGGACGAAATGTCCGAGGTTCTGCCCCGCCCGACACCCTTGTCATTCTCGTTGATGGGCAGCCTGTGGTCGCCGGGCGGCAGTGTTGATCTGGCCTGCCGCGCCCTGTCGGTGCCCTACAACCTGCCCGAAGGTCGCGCCGGTCATCTGGTGAACCTCTTTGGCAAGACCTACGTCGATGTCGACCTCAAGGAGCAGATGACGCTGAAGTTAACGGCAACCAAGGCCAAGCAGCTGCGCAAACAGGCCCGTCCGATGATCGACCGCTTCCACGCGGAGGTCCTGCCCCGTCTCAGCGATCAACTGGCATTCTGGCAGGCGGTGGACTACGCCGCCCTGCCGCTGCCCAAACAGCTGGAGGCGATTGCGACCCTGCGCGACCTCTTTGTTACGGACATCTATGTCGAAGCTGAGAAGGTGAATATCATCGCGGGCTTCACCATGGGCGAGGCCAGCACCGCCGCTGCAGGTGACCCGGCGCTGCGCGCCCATCTGATGCATGCCGATCTGCCCAACGCACCGTCCAGCCTGCTGGCGTCCTGCACCGGGCCGATGGCCGAAAGCCGCGCACAGGTCCTGATGGGGCATCGCTCTATCTTCGACTATGAGCTGTCGGCACCGCGCTACAAGGAAGCCCCCAGCCTGCTCATCTCGCTGCTCGACGGTTCGGTAGAGCCGATCAGTGGCACGGTCACACCGCCAGCAGACCTGCCGGAGGATCTGCGTGACACGCTGGATCTTGCGATTGCCTATCAGGATCTGAAAGAACAGGCCAAGCACGAAGCCCTGCGGGTTCTGGCAGAGCTGCGCCGGGCGCTGCTGGCACTTGGCAGCCGCTCCGGCCTGGATGATCTGGTGTTTTATCTTGCCATGGATGACATCATGACCGGCAACTGGGACCAGCCAGAGGCCCTGAAAGATCGCGCCACGGCCCGCAAGCACCGCGAGGAGCTGCGCAAACCCTCAGCGCCAACCTCCGTCAACCTCACGCTGCGCGACTGTGAACTGCTGTCCCTAGGAGCGCAGGCGGGATCCGGTGACGGCAGCCTCGGCGGCACCTGCGTCGCAGGCAGTGGCCGCGTTGAGGGCCGCGTGTTCTGGGTCGAGGACGAAACCGCCATTGGCCCTGATGTCTTTGACGGATTTCAGGAGAGCGATATCCTCGCCTGCCGCATGATCAACCCCGCTTGGCTGCCTTATGTGCAACGTTCAGGCGCAGTCCTCAGCGAGGTTGGTGGCTGGCTCAGCCATATGGCCATCGTCGCGCGGGAGAAGGACATTCTGATGCTGGTGGCTTGCAAGGGGCTCGACCAGCTGGCCCATGGTGAGCTGATCACCGTGGCAGAGGATGGATCGATCACGCAAAGCAACGCGTCAGACCTGAAAGCGGCATCCGCCTGA
- a CDS encoding PhnD/SsuA/transferrin family substrate-binding protein, with product MRGFTEPAVSGFRLEKMMPIAWKYHCGPTGVMRLWSMICVCLLVLMAPMAARADITLTFGTYAADKPTVTVKKYRPFLTFLSNRLGEALGEKVVIRMTVAKEYQEGIDQLASGEVDFARFGPASYVHVMKQNPGIQIVAMESKKGRKRFKGVIVVHRDSAITELSDLAGLSFAFGDELSTIGRYLAQSHLLEAGIDSGDLHTYDYLGRHDLVGEAVGAGKFTAGALKESTYKKLIAKGVPIRVLASFDNVTKPWLASSDLPENVLLAMREIMLSSENEEIVRRVSKNGFLQGSDSDYDLIRDAMEQSQAF from the coding sequence ATGCGTGGATTCACCGAACCGGCCGTGTCCGGGTTCAGACTGGAGAAGATGATGCCAATCGCCTGGAAATATCACTGTGGACCTACGGGTGTGATGCGCCTTTGGTCGATGATCTGTGTCTGCCTTCTGGTGCTGATGGCGCCGATGGCGGCCCGCGCTGATATCACGCTGACGTTTGGCACATATGCTGCGGATAAACCCACCGTGACGGTAAAAAAATATCGCCCGTTTTTGACGTTTCTTTCCAATCGTCTGGGAGAGGCTTTGGGTGAAAAAGTCGTCATTCGGATGACAGTTGCCAAGGAATATCAAGAGGGTATCGATCAACTTGCCAGCGGGGAGGTTGATTTCGCGCGCTTTGGACCCGCCTCTTACGTTCACGTGATGAAACAGAACCCGGGCATCCAGATTGTCGCCATGGAATCGAAGAAGGGGCGTAAGCGGTTCAAAGGCGTCATCGTGGTTCACCGCGACAGTGCGATCACCGAATTGTCGGATCTTGCGGGTCTTAGCTTTGCCTTCGGCGATGAGCTGTCGACGATTGGTCGCTATCTCGCGCAGAGCCACCTGTTGGAGGCCGGAATCGACAGTGGTGATCTGCATACCTATGACTACCTCGGGCGTCATGATCTGGTGGGGGAGGCTGTTGGCGCCGGTAAATTCACTGCAGGTGCGCTGAAGGAAAGTACCTACAAAAAACTGATCGCCAAGGGTGTCCCGATTCGGGTTCTGGCAAGTTTTGACAATGTCACCAAACCCTGGCTGGCATCCTCGGACCTGCCGGAAAATGTGCTGCTGGCGATGCGTGAGATCATGCTGTCCTCAGAAAATGAAGAGATCGTGCGGCGGGTGTCCAAAAACGGCTTTCTTCAGGGCTCTGATTCCGACTACGACCTGATCCGCGACGCGATGGAGCAAAGCCAGGCATTTTAG
- a CDS encoding response regulator translates to MKRTGILFQIVVSLSLAALLVAAAIGDVARRYETRNLQAQLKEQAELTISLLSGLMLESIIVEDVPVLETGLIEAIARNPKLLQIQIQNSAGTPIAEAGEIDQVGPDDFVMYDRPITLDGFDFGRMVVHWSTREGQAMVQHKVSQTIMWTVVAVAILSLLVLILVSVLALRPLQIIHQRMSDAIAGLSGLQARLPWFASREFRALNFSVGVLEDTFSERDEREYALEEARKAADIANRAKSEFLANMSHEIRTPMNGVIGMAELILETDLDEDQTMYAETISKSGSALLTIINDILNFSKIEAGKMELERAPFNLQTAIEDVVTLLSPKAAEKNVEVTLRYDPSLPECYEGDVGRIRQILTNVAGNAVKFTGKGYVYIEVSGETDDDRTALRISVTDTGAGIPEDRLDRIFNAFEQADGAATRNYEGTGLGLAISTRLLELMGGRISVQSELGKGSVFTIDLPLRIRPSQPKRAQDVRDFKGLRALVVDDLELNRIILTERLATWGVQSVAAGSAHQALELLLDSRHDGTHYDVILQDFQMPGMDGKELAERIRDIPEYRDLPIVILSSVENTIDREAREHLGRCEVALKPLRAAQLQSVMSRVLETATEEAPQAVPPQGVETSVAPEVKLLLAEDNRTNQLVVSRMLKAAPIEVLIAANGEEAVTMFQEHHPDIVLMDMMMPVKDGIDATAEIRQLEKDNGLGRCPVVALTANALQSHREECLAAGMDDFLSKPINKKALLGAVGKWVDCGPLLKTGT, encoded by the coding sequence ATGAAACGCACGGGCATACTCTTTCAAATCGTCGTGTCTTTGTCGCTGGCGGCTCTGCTGGTTGCGGCGGCAATTGGCGATGTCGCGCGCCGGTATGAGACCAGAAATCTTCAGGCGCAATTGAAAGAACAGGCTGAGCTGACCATCTCGCTGCTGAGCGGGCTGATGCTTGAATCGATCATCGTTGAGGATGTGCCGGTGCTGGAAACCGGTCTGATAGAGGCGATTGCACGCAATCCCAAGCTGCTGCAGATCCAGATCCAGAACAGCGCGGGCACTCCGATTGCCGAAGCGGGCGAGATTGATCAGGTCGGGCCTGACGATTTTGTCATGTATGATCGTCCGATCACGCTGGATGGGTTTGATTTCGGCCGTATGGTTGTCCATTGGTCGACCCGTGAAGGTCAGGCCATGGTGCAGCACAAGGTCAGTCAGACCATCATGTGGACCGTGGTTGCAGTGGCGATTTTGTCGCTGCTGGTGCTTATCCTGGTGAGTGTGCTGGCGTTGCGCCCGTTGCAGATCATCCATCAGAGGATGTCGGATGCCATTGCCGGTCTGTCAGGGTTGCAGGCCCGTCTGCCGTGGTTTGCCTCGCGCGAATTCCGGGCGCTCAATTTCTCTGTCGGGGTGCTCGAAGATACGTTCTCCGAACGGGATGAACGCGAATACGCATTGGAAGAGGCCCGCAAGGCCGCCGATATCGCCAATCGGGCGAAGTCGGAATTCCTTGCAAATATGTCTCATGAGATCCGCACGCCGATGAATGGCGTTATAGGCATGGCTGAGCTGATCCTTGAAACCGATCTGGATGAAGATCAGACAATGTACGCCGAGACGATCTCAAAATCGGGATCGGCGCTGCTGACCATCATCAATGATATCCTGAACTTCTCCAAGATCGAAGCCGGAAAGATGGAACTGGAGCGGGCGCCCTTCAATCTGCAGACTGCAATTGAGGACGTGGTGACTCTGCTCTCGCCGAAGGCCGCAGAAAAGAATGTCGAGGTGACCCTGCGCTATGATCCCAGTTTGCCGGAATGTTACGAAGGTGATGTCGGGCGTATCCGCCAGATTCTGACCAATGTTGCAGGCAACGCGGTCAAATTTACCGGCAAGGGGTATGTCTATATTGAGGTGTCCGGAGAGACTGACGATGATCGGACGGCTCTGCGCATCTCGGTGACCGATACCGGCGCCGGCATACCCGAAGACCGCTTGGATCGTATTTTCAACGCGTTTGAGCAGGCCGATGGTGCCGCCACCCGTAACTACGAAGGGACCGGTTTGGGCCTTGCGATCTCGACCCGGTTGCTGGAATTGATGGGGGGGCGGATCTCCGTGCAGTCGGAACTTGGCAAGGGGTCTGTGTTCACCATTGACCTGCCGCTTCGTATCCGGCCAAGCCAGCCGAAACGGGCGCAGGATGTTCGTGATTTCAAGGGACTCAGAGCCTTGGTGGTTGATGATCTTGAGCTCAACCGGATCATTCTGACTGAACGGTTGGCAACCTGGGGCGTGCAAAGCGTCGCTGCAGGATCGGCCCATCAGGCGCTGGAGTTGCTGCTGGATTCACGCCACGATGGCACTCACTATGATGTTATTTTGCAGGATTTCCAGATGCCGGGCATGGACGGCAAGGAGTTGGCGGAGCGCATTCGGGACATTCCGGAATACCGTGATTTGCCCATCGTGATCTTATCCTCTGTCGAAAACACAATTGACCGGGAGGCCCGCGAACATCTGGGGCGCTGTGAGGTTGCCTTGAAACCCTTGCGGGCTGCGCAGCTTCAGTCGGTGATGAGCCGCGTATTGGAGACGGCAACCGAGGAGGCGCCGCAGGCCGTTCCCCCGCAGGGCGTGGAGACATCCGTCGCGCCGGAGGTAAAACTTCTTCTGGCTGAGGACAACAGGACCAATCAGCTGGTGGTCTCGCGCATGCTTAAGGCTGCGCCGATAGAGGTATTGATCGCGGCCAACGGGGAAGAGGCGGTGACGATGTTTCAGGAACATCATCCGGATATCGTATTGATGGATATGATGATGCCGGTAAAGGATGGGATCGACGCTACCGCTGAGATACGTCAACTGGAAAAAGACAACGGTCTGGGCCGCTGCCCTGTGGTGGCATTGACGGCAAACGCGCTGCAGTCACATCGTGAGGAGTGTCTTGCGGCTGGCATGGATGACTTCCTGAGCAAGCCGATCAACAAGAAGGCGCTGCTTGGTGCGGTCGGCAAATGGGTCGATTGTGGACCTTTGCTGAAAACAGGAACCTGA
- a CDS encoding iron chelate uptake ABC transporter family permease subunit, with protein MMILDSFLIRAALAGVGVAIAAAPLGCFVVWRRMAYFGDATAHASILGIALALSFDTSIFVGVLAMALIMATVVSTLSGRGYAVDTLLGVLAHSSLAFGLVAVSFLQGVRLDLMAYLFGDILAVNANDLMVIWGGALLVVGLLWWRWSALLTATLNPDLAHAAGIDPRREQLVLTLALAVVVAVAIKVVGVLLIAALLIIPAATARPFAATPERMTIIAAVTGAISALGGLQLAFMFDTPTGPTIVCLAACLFALSSLKQLLSKT; from the coding sequence ATGATGATTTTGGACAGCTTTCTGATCCGCGCTGCGCTTGCGGGCGTCGGCGTCGCGATTGCCGCGGCCCCCCTCGGGTGTTTCGTGGTCTGGCGGCGGATGGCCTATTTCGGCGACGCAACTGCACATGCGTCAATCCTGGGGATCGCACTGGCCCTCAGTTTCGATACGTCAATTTTTGTCGGTGTCCTCGCGATGGCGCTGATCATGGCGACGGTCGTCTCAACACTCAGCGGCAGAGGCTACGCAGTCGACACGCTTCTGGGCGTGCTGGCGCATTCCTCTCTCGCCTTCGGCCTCGTGGCAGTGTCCTTTCTTCAAGGCGTGCGACTTGACCTGATGGCCTATCTCTTTGGCGATATCCTCGCGGTAAACGCCAACGATCTCATGGTGATCTGGGGCGGCGCTCTCTTGGTTGTAGGTCTACTCTGGTGGCGATGGTCGGCGCTCCTGACCGCGACACTGAATCCTGACCTTGCACATGCGGCGGGGATTGATCCCCGACGTGAACAGCTGGTCCTCACCTTGGCGCTGGCGGTTGTAGTGGCTGTTGCGATCAAGGTCGTCGGAGTGTTGCTGATTGCCGCCCTGCTGATCATCCCAGCCGCAACCGCACGGCCGTTTGCCGCAACACCGGAGCGCATGACCATCATCGCAGCGGTCACCGGCGCGATCTCAGCGCTGGGAGGTTTGCAGCTGGCCTTCATGTTCGACACGCCGACCGGTCCAACAATTGTCTGTCTTGCAGCCTGTCTTTTCGCCCTGTCGAGCCTTAAGCAGCTGCTGAGCAAGACCTGA
- a CDS encoding ATP-binding cassette domain-containing protein, whose amino-acid sequence MSLVKLTGVSVRHNANPVLHNVNFAIDRGEIVTIVGPNGSGKSTFLRTIIGALRPTLGTVSRAQGLRIGYVPQKLHIDPTLPLNVRRFLSLPHSVSDAAAQNALEQAGAGQLMNRQMTRLSGGQFQRVLLARALLCNPQLLILDEATQGLDQPGSAAFYQQIEQLRRDLGCAILMVSHELHVVMAASDRVICLNGHICCEGAPEHVASAPEYRALFGNGTQGALALYRHEHNHSHDHRCGHDHAHDPQNVSAEMTGPH is encoded by the coding sequence ATGAGCCTGGTCAAACTTACCGGTGTCAGCGTAAGGCACAACGCCAACCCCGTGCTACACAATGTCAATTTTGCAATTGACCGCGGAGAAATCGTTACCATCGTTGGCCCCAATGGCTCGGGGAAATCAACCTTTCTGCGGACGATTATTGGCGCATTGCGGCCAACGCTTGGTACCGTGTCCCGGGCGCAGGGGCTGCGCATCGGCTATGTTCCGCAAAAGCTGCATATTGACCCGACTCTCCCGCTCAACGTCCGCCGGTTTCTGAGCCTGCCGCATTCGGTATCTGATGCCGCTGCGCAAAATGCGCTGGAGCAAGCCGGAGCCGGACAGTTGATGAACCGCCAGATGACCAGATTATCAGGGGGCCAGTTCCAGCGTGTTCTGCTGGCCCGCGCGCTGCTCTGCAATCCTCAGCTGCTGATTCTGGATGAGGCCACACAGGGGCTGGATCAGCCCGGGTCTGCCGCTTTCTATCAGCAAATCGAACAACTGCGCCGCGACCTCGGCTGTGCCATCTTAATGGTCAGTCATGAGTTGCATGTTGTTATGGCCGCCTCCGACCGCGTGATTTGCCTCAACGGTCACATTTGTTGCGAAGGCGCCCCCGAACATGTGGCCTCAGCCCCAGAATATCGTGCCCTTTTCGGAAATGGGACGCAGGGGGCTCTGGCTCTCTATCGACACGAGCACAACCATTCGCACGATCACCGCTGCGGTCACGACCACGCGCATGACCCGCAAAACGTAAGTGCCGAAATGACCGGACCCCACTGA
- a CDS encoding Fur family transcriptional regulator: protein MDPIGFHAHDHSHCISDGIAVADAHCRANGLQFTPVRRRVLEILLQAHRAMGAYDLLDILRGEGLGSQPPIAYRALDFLVKNGFAHKIERLNAFVACSHPGDDHAPVFMICRTCNAVAEAPSQTSNGRLGAAAREAGFLIERTVMEAEGLCPKCQVDDTP from the coding sequence ATGGACCCCATCGGATTTCACGCGCACGACCACAGTCACTGTATCAGCGATGGGATCGCCGTTGCTGATGCACATTGTCGTGCGAACGGCCTACAATTCACGCCTGTGCGGCGCCGGGTTCTGGAAATCCTGTTGCAGGCCCATCGCGCCATGGGCGCTTATGATCTGCTGGACATTCTGCGCGGCGAAGGCCTGGGATCGCAGCCCCCGATTGCCTATCGGGCGCTGGATTTTCTGGTGAAAAACGGCTTCGCTCATAAGATTGAACGGCTGAACGCCTTTGTGGCCTGTAGCCACCCCGGTGATGATCACGCCCCGGTCTTCATGATCTGCCGCACCTGCAATGCGGTTGCGGAGGCACCGTCCCAAACATCCAACGGTCGCCTTGGGGCCGCCGCGCGCGAAGCGGGGTTCCTGATTGAACGCACAGTGATGGAGGCAGAAGGCCTCTGCCCCAAATGTCAGGTGGACGACACGCCATGA
- a CDS encoding zinc ABC transporter substrate-binding protein, with protein sequence MGHIRFLATAATVWTVATAAFAEVPAVAADITPVHGLVSRVMQGVGMPDLVVPPGASPHSHSMRPSEARALDQADLVFWVGPRLTPWLEGPIATLASDAKVIALLDAEATQQLMVRETVQFGQGHDDDHGGGHDDGHDEEHGDDHHDGHDEEHHDAHHDDEHASGHDADHGTETAHADEHGHSHEAGSLDPHAWLMAENGSAWLQVIAEALAAIDPENAPLYMRNAAEGQAEIATAAAEIATKLDAVAGKPFVVFHDAYQYFETGFGIQAAGAISLSDASDPSPARIAEIRATVQEMKVRCVLSEPQFNSGLVATVLDGTDAGTAIVDPLGVKLEPGPQFYPQLLASVGDAIAGCY encoded by the coding sequence ATGGGACATATCCGCTTTTTAGCAACTGCCGCAACAGTCTGGACCGTAGCGACGGCTGCCTTCGCCGAGGTGCCAGCAGTTGCTGCCGACATTACCCCGGTCCATGGCCTCGTATCGCGTGTGATGCAGGGGGTTGGCATGCCTGACCTGGTGGTGCCGCCCGGCGCGTCACCGCACAGCCATTCGATGCGCCCTTCGGAAGCGCGGGCTCTGGATCAGGCGGATCTTGTTTTTTGGGTTGGCCCGAGACTGACACCGTGGCTGGAAGGTCCTATTGCGACGCTTGCGTCCGATGCGAAGGTGATTGCGCTGCTTGATGCCGAGGCGACACAGCAACTGATGGTCCGAGAGACCGTTCAGTTCGGGCAGGGGCATGACGACGATCATGGCGGCGGCCACGATGACGGGCATGATGAGGAACACGGTGATGATCATCACGACGGGCATGATGAAGAGCATCATGACGCCCATCACGATGATGAGCACGCAAGCGGTCATGATGCGGATCACGGCACCGAAACGGCGCATGCAGATGAGCATGGGCACAGTCACGAGGCCGGCAGTCTTGATCCCCACGCGTGGCTGATGGCGGAAAATGGCAGCGCCTGGCTGCAGGTCATTGCGGAGGCCTTGGCGGCTATCGATCCAGAGAATGCCCCGCTCTACATGCGCAACGCGGCGGAGGGGCAGGCCGAGATTGCAACAGCGGCTGCCGAAATTGCAACCAAACTGGACGCTGTGGCGGGCAAACCGTTTGTCGTTTTCCACGATGCGTATCAGTATTTTGAAACCGGGTTCGGGATCCAGGCTGCGGGGGCTATTTCGCTGAGTGATGCATCGGATCCCAGCCCGGCCCGGATCGCAGAGATCCGCGCAACCGTTCAGGAGATGAAGGTGCGTTGTGTCCTGTCCGAGCCGCAGTTCAACTCCGGTCTCGTTGCAACGGTTTTGGATGGGACCGATGCGGGCACAGCGATTGTCGATCCGCTCGGCGTCAAGCTGGAGCCGGGGCCACAGTTCTATCCGCAGTTGCTGGCCTCAGTCGGCGACGCGATCGCGGGCTGCTATTGA